One Falco biarmicus isolate bFalBia1 chromosome 9, bFalBia1.pri, whole genome shotgun sequence genomic region harbors:
- the LOC130154745 gene encoding opsin-VA-like, which produces MDAFRAPENESLLFSSSGPARWNPFHHPLDSVQPWHFRLLAAVMVVVTCLSLVENLAVILVTFKFKQLRQPINYVIVNLSVADFLVSLTGGTISFLTNLKGYFYMGYWACVLEGFAVTFFGIVALWSLALLAFERYIVICRPLGNMRLRGKHAALGIAFVWTFSFIWTIPPTMGWSSYTTSKIGTTCEPNWYSGAYTDRTYIIAFFTTCFIVPLFVILVSYGKLLRKVSDTQGRLGTTRKPERQVTRMVVVMIIAFLICWMPYAAFSILVTAYPYIELDPCLAAIPAFFSKTATVYNPIIYVFMNKQFRKCLIQMFSCSAIETVESNMNPTSERAMLTQDKRGSEMSTMAVCSTISKRKNGDECLSFAPLAASENKICPT; this is translated from the exons ATGGATGCATTCAGAGCACCTGAAAATGAGTCGCTGTTGTTCAGTTCCTCTGGTCCTGCCAGGTGGAATCCCTTCCATCATCCCTTGGACTCCGTCCAGCCCTGGCACTTCAGGCTTCTGGCAGCAGTAATGGTGGTGGTGACCTGCCTGTCGCTTGTTGAGAACCTGGCTGTAATCCTGGTAACTTTTAAGTTCAAGCAATTGAGACAACCTATCAATTATGTTATAGTAAATTTGTCAGTGGCTGATTTCCTGGTCTCACTGACTGGTGGCACCATCAGCTTTTTAACGAATctaaaaggttatttttatatGGGATACTGGGCTTGTGTACTGGAAGGATTTGCTGTCACTTTTTTTG GCATTGTTGCTCTCTGGTCTCTTGCTCTGTTGGCTTTTGAGCGGTACATTGTGATCTGCCGCCCACTGGGAAATATGCGCTTAAGGGGGAAGCATGCAGCCCTAGGTATTGCCTTTGTGTGgaccttttccttcatttggaCCATTCCACCAACGATGGGTTGGAGCAGTTACACCACCAGTAAGATTGGAACTACTTGTGAGCCTAACTG GTACTCAGGAGCTTATACTGACCGTACATACATTATTGCATTCTTCACCACCTGTTTCATAGTGCCTTTATTCGTGATTTTGGTATCCTATGGAAAACTGTTGCGAAAG gtgTCAGATACGCAAGGCAGGCTGGGAACTACCAGGAAACCTGAAAGACAAGTGACTAGAATGGTTGTTGTTATGATCATTGCCTTTCTAATCTGCTGGATGCCGTACGCCGCCTTTTCTATCCTAGTCACTGCATACCCCTACATTGAGCTGGATCCTTGTCTGGCAGCTattccagctttcttttccaaaacagctACTGTTTATAATCCAATTATTTATGTCTTTATGAACAAACAG TTCAGAAAGTGCCTGATTCAAATGTTCAGCTGCAGTGCCATAGAAACTGTGGAGTCCAACATGAATCCGACTTCAGAGAGAGCAATGTTAACCCAAGACAAAAGAGGCAGTGAGATGTCCACCATGGCAGTATGCAGCACCATTTCTAAGAGGAAAAACGGAGATGAATGCCTATCTTTTGCTCCTTTGGCAGCTTCGGAAAACAAAATCTGTCCGACGTAG